Proteins from a single region of Juglans microcarpa x Juglans regia isolate MS1-56 chromosome 5S, Jm3101_v1.0, whole genome shotgun sequence:
- the LOC121267042 gene encoding uncharacterized protein LOC121267042 produces the protein MAEDDDDEYRSSRHIAISLFKRYKMTVGSGGGDNLKEFIHAGVNAYALGCTDEGLRKELNDMKESSVEIEAMQNYGGTTSLKSKIISEEVDECILWLSIIFITILCTPQPTIVRWSATPSMSDEVRLQWKGFCAIIANAYFLRGMAWLPVKTLQLEQMAVEGQAEEPSIVASRMRLVFSTLEVVSPQWPRI, from the exons ATGGCTG aggatgatgatgatgagtacCGATCATCACGCCACATAGCAATCAGTCTGTTTAAGCGATACAAGATGACTGTTGGCAGCGGAGGAGGTGACAActtaaaa GAGTTTATCCATGCTGGGGTGAATGCCTATGCACTGGGCTGTACTGATGAAGGATTAAGAAAAGAACTTAATGATATGAAGGAATCTAGTGTTGAAATAGAAGCAATGCAAAATTATGGTGGAACGACTAGCTtgaaatctaaaattatctcagaAGAG GTTGATGAGTGCATTCTGTGGTTGAGTATCATATTCATCACCATCTTGTGTACACCGCAGCCCACTATTGTTAGATGGTCAGCTACACCCTCAATGTCAGATGAAGTGAGGCTTCAGTGGAAAGGCTTTTGTGCTATTATAGCAAATGCATACTTTTTGAGGGGAATGGCGTG GCTTCCAGTAAAGACTCTTCAACTAGAGCAAATGGCAGTAGAGGGACAAGCTGAGGAACCCTCAATTGTTGCTAGCAGAATGAGATTAGTGTTTAGCACACTTGAG GTGGTGAGTCCCCAGTGGCCTAGAATATAG
- the LOC121267041 gene encoding glycine-rich protein DOT1-like, with product MAMGANSKFDLYVAFIFVSIAFTLNVNAGHGGYAEESNFGGPRGWRYDNGGTIDDCSFGSWRRCKSFGRGARSFGVGRRGGGGGGSGNGGGHAGDGGSGAKGSGSGHGEGYGVGGDIDGSGGVGGGGGGGGGGGGGGGGEGGGLGGSLGHGGGSGAGAGSSGGNDEGSGRSGGGVGIGGFGGGGGGGGGGGGGARGEGSSHGNGYGSGAGIGIGGAGGGGGGGGGGGSNDSSSFGGGSGHGSGFGFGFGVGVGGIGGGGGGGGGGGGEGEGHGHGEGGGFGVGWGATVGSNSDSGGKGAGTGQGAGKGYGGTNGMGIGFGMGIGFGFGIGGGGGGDDTNDNGNGDP from the exons CTGAAGAAAGCAACTTTGGTGGTCCTCGTGGGTGGAGATATGATAATGGTGGCACTATTGATGATTGTTCTTTTGGAAGTTGGAGGAGATGTAAGAGTTTTGGAAGGGGTGCTAGAAGTTTTGGCGTGGGGcgtagaggaggaggaggaggagggtcTGGTAATGGTGGAGGCCATGCAGGTGATGGTGGTAGTGGTGCTAAAGGAAGTGGGTCAGGTCACGGTGAAGGTTATGGAGTTGGTGGTGATATAGATGGTAGTGGTGGTGttgggggaggaggaggaggtggtggcggtggaggtggtggcggtggtggaGAAGGTGGAGGCCTTGGAGGAAGTTTAGGACATGGAGGTGGATCTGGTGCAGGTGCTGGTTCTAGTGGTGGTAACGATGAAGGGAGTGGACGTTCtggaggag GGGTAGGGATAGGAGGctttggaggaggaggaggaggaggtggtggtggtggaggtggtgcTAGGGGTGAAGGATCAAGTCATGGTAATGGATATGGCTCGGGTGCAGGAATCGGGATAGGAGGCgctggaggaggaggaggtggtggcgGCGGTGGTGGCAGCAACGATAGTAGTAGTTTTGGTGGAGGGTCTGGACATGGtagtggttttggttttggttttggtgtaGGTGTTGGCGGAattggaggaggtggtggtggcgggGGTGGGGGGGGTGGTGAAGGAGAGGGACATGGACATGGTGAGGGTGGTGGCTTTGGTGTTGGCTGGGGTGCAACTGTTGGTTCTAATAGCGATAGTGGTGGCAAAGGGGCAGGCACAGGACAAGGTGCTGGCAAAGGCTACGGTGGCACTAATGGGATGGGCATAGGATTCGGAATGGGCATTGGATTTGGGTTTGGCAttggaggaggtggtggaggtgatgATACCAATGACAACGGTAATGGTGATCCCTAG